The following coding sequences are from one Desulfuromonas sp. TF window:
- a CDS encoding OB-fold nucleic acid binding domain-containing protein yields DEMHCWAGRYVTMIGWWVTAKTVQDKDGRPMEFVSFEDTSAIFDATFFPKAYERFCRKLTRHRPYVLKGKVEMEFEVATLTVEWVDFLTTG; encoded by the coding sequence GACGAGATGCACTGTTGGGCGGGTCGCTACGTGACCATGATCGGCTGGTGGGTGACGGCCAAGACGGTGCAGGACAAGGACGGACGGCCGATGGAGTTTGTCTCTTTCGAAGATACGAGCGCCATTTTCGACGCGACCTTCTTCCCCAAAGCCTATGAGCGTTTTTGCCGAAAACTGACCCGGCATCGCCCTTATGTGCTGAAAGGAAAAGTGGAGATGGAATTCGAGGTGGCGACTCTCACCGTCGAATGGGTCGATTTTCTGACCACCGGCTAG